Sequence from the Microbacterium sp. 1.5R genome:
CTCTCTCGAGGTCACCGAGTGGGACGTCGAGCAGGACATCGTCGCCCCGCTCTGAACCACGAGCGGATGTTGCGGGCCGGGGCTGACGCCTCGGCCCGCAGTGCGTTCCGGGTCGACTCCGGGCCGGCGATGGGGTCGGCGATTCGGAGGAGATCTGCGATCGGGAGGAGCATCCGGCTCGGAGCATCCTCCCGTCCGCGGATCTCCTCCCGAACGACCGAGCCGACAGCGCGGCTCAGTCGAGGACGGGGGCGATCTCCGACCAGACGGTCCGCTCGTTCGTCGAGGGGGCGACCGGGATGCGGCCCGCACCGTCGGGCTCGGGGATCGCAGCGAGCAGGGCCTGCGTGTACGGATGCTGCGGTGCAGACCACACACGGTCGGTGGCCCCGGCTTCGAGCACCCGCCCGGCGAACATCACGAAGGTGCGGTCCGCGATGCGGCGGACCACGGCCAGGTCGTGCGAGATGAACAGCATCCCCGCGCCGGATTCCGCGACGAGGTCTCGCATGAGCCCCGCGACGCTGGTCTGGGTCGATGCGTCCAGGGCCGAGATCGGCTCGTCGGCGACGAGCAGCGACGGCCGCGCGGCGAGCGCTCGCGCGATCGCGAGTCGCTGCTTCTGCCCGCCCGAGAACTGGTGCGGGAATCGCGTCGCCACTTCGGTCGGCAGGCCGACGCGGTCGAGCCACTCGGCGACCGTCGACCCTTCGGCACCCCGCGCCCGAGCCGT
This genomic interval carries:
- a CDS encoding ABC transporter ATP-binding protein: MSEVAVLDAQGVVVRYPGSPPVVAVDGVSLTVAPGETVALVGESGSGKSSLARAVVGIEKLAGGEVRFRDAPVKPLGIRRRDLALTGIQMVFQDPSTSLNPRRRVGDQIADGIATARARGAEGSTVAEWLDRVGLPTEVATRFPHQFSGGQKQRLAIARALAARPSLLVADEPISALDASTQTSVAGLMRDLVAESGAGMLFISHDLAVVRRIADRTFVMFAGRVLEAGATDRVWSAPQHPYTQALLAAIPEPDGAGRIPVAPSTNERTVWSEIAPVLD